The Streptomyces sp. HUAS MG91 sequence CGCGTCGGCCTCGGCATAGGTGGTGACGGCCCGGACGACCGCCCCCTGGGACAGGTCCTCCGAGGCGCGGGACGGCTGGCGCAGCCCTTCGGCGACCAGGGTGCGCAGCGCGATCTCCTGCTCGCCCGCCATCCGGCCCAGCTCGGCGGCCTCGCCGCCCAGGGCGGTGCCGCGCCGCTGCACCATGGCGAGGACCTGGAGCACGCTGTCGTGGATGTCGCGGGCCAGCCGCTCCCGCTCCCGGGTGGCGGCCTCGATCTCCAGGGCGCGGGCGAGGGTGCGCTCGGAGGCGCGGGCCACCTCGACCACGTAGCCGATCGCTATGCCGGCGATGCAGACCAGCAGGACGTTGTGGACGGTGCTGCGGCTGATGTCGCCGCGCTGCACCACGTTGGCCGCGCCGATCAGCACCGACGCGAAGGCCGCCCAGCGCCAGCCGCCCTTGAGCGCCCAGGCGAGGACCGCGCCCGCCGTCCAGATCGACGGCAGCGTCGAGCCGCCGGTGACCGCCCGCTCGTGCCCCGCGACCGGGGAGAGCAGGATGCCGGTGACCGCGACGGCCAGGTCGATGGTGAGGAACCGCTTGGTGCAGCGCCGGGCGCCCGACACCTGGGGCAGCGTCGCCAGGGTCCACACCGCGAGCACGGCGTAGTAGGCGATGCCGACCCAGGGCCGCTCGTACACCTCGTACGCGGAGGCGAAGAGCCCGATCGCGTACACCACCGTCAGTACGCGGTAGGCCGTCAGGGCACGCCACAGCGGCTGCTCCACCGACATCCGCACCACGCGTTCCCGCCGGGTCGCGCTCCCCATGTCCCCCACCCCCCGAAAAGACGGCGCCGCTAGGGCCTGTCTGGCAATTCCCGTCTGCCCCGCTCCCCGTCCTTCTCCCCGGACTTCTGCGCTTCCTTCTGCGCTTCCTTCTGCGCTTCTTTCTGTGCTTCTTTCTGTGTTTCCTTCTCGGCCTTCGCCGCCTCCGCGATCTGCCGCTTGGCGGCGGTCGCGTACATGTCGACGTACTCCTGGCCGGAGAGCTTCATGATCTCGTACATGACCTCGTCGGTCACGGCCCGCAGCACGAACCGGTCGCCCTCCATGCCCTGGTAGCGGGTGAAGTCGAGCGGCTTGCCGATGCGGATGCCCGGGCGCATGAGCTTGGGCAGCACCTTGCCCGGCGGCTGGATCTTCTCCGTGTCGATCATCGCGACCGGGATGACGGGCGCGCCGGTGGCCAGCGCCACGCGCGCGAGACCGCCGGGCTTGCCGCGGTAGAGCCGACCGTCGGGCGAGCGCGTGCCCTCCGGGTAGATGCCGAACAGCTCGCCGCGCTCCAGGACCTCGATGCCGCTCTTGATGGCGGCCTCGCCCGCGCCGCGCGAACCGGAGCGGTCCACCGGCAACTGCCCGACGCCCTTGAAGAAGGCGGCCGTCAGCTTGCCCTTGACCCCCGGAGTGGTGAAGTACTCGGCCTTCGCGATGAAGGTGACCTTGCGGTCGAGCATCGTCGGCAGGAAGAAGGAGTCGGAGAAGGAGAGGTGGTTGCTGGCCAGGATCGCCGGGCCGGTGGCCGGAATGTTCTCCAGACCCTCCACCCACGGCCGGAAGCCGAGCTTGAGCGGCCCCCCGATGGCCACCTTCATTGCGCCGTAGATCAACCCTCTGCCTTCCCTCGTTCCCCGGACCCCGTACACGGACACGTACGCGGATCGGCCCGAGGATCAGACCTTAACCCGCAGGGCCGCCGGAGGGCCCGACGACCCTGGTCGGTGTCAGTCCGGTCGCGTACGGTGAAGACCTCACTCCCGATGCCCCGATGCCCCCGACATACCCACGAACAGGAGACCGAAGGTGCCGGTCCTTCCTGGAGCCGAGCCGTACCGCCACGACGGCGGCGAGATCGGCGTCCTCCTCTGTCACGGCTTCACCGGAACACCCCAGTCCCTGCGCCCCTGGGCGGAGTATCTGGCGGAGCGCGGTCTGACCGTCTCGCTCCCCCTGCTGCCCGGGCACGGCACCCGCTGGGAGGACCTTGCGGTCACCGCCTGGCAGGACTGGTACGCGGAGGTGGACCGCGCCCTTCGCGATCTCAGGGAGCGCTGCGCGCGGGTCTTCGTCTTCGGTCTGTCGATGGGCGGCGCGCTCGCGCTGCGGCTCGCGGCCCGCCATGGGGACGACGTGGCGGGTCTCGTTCTGGTGAACCCGGGGAACAAGGTGCACGGCCTGGCCGCGCACGCGCTCCCCGTCGCGCGGCATCTGGTCCCCAGCATCAAGGGCATCGCCAGCGACATCGCCAAGGAGGGCTCGGAGGAGGTCGGCTACGACCGGGTGCCGCTGCACGCCGCGCACCAGCTGCGCCACTTCTTCCGGCTCGTCGACCGTGAGCTGCCGCAGGTGACCCAGCCGCTGGTGGTGCTGCACAGCGTGCGGGACCACGTGGTGCCGCCCGCCGACTCCGCGCGCGTGCTCAGCCGTGTCTCGTCGACGGACGTCACCGAGATTTTGCTGGAACAGAGCTACCACGTCGCGACGTTGGACCATGACGCGGACCGGATCTTCGACGAGAGCGTCGCGTTCATCGACCGGATCGCCCCCCGCGCCGGCCAGACCTCCGGCGAGGGCGGGACAGGCCCCGGCGAGAGCGCGGAAGGGACGGCCAGCGGTGGCTGAGCAGGAGGAGCGGCGGGACCCCGAGAACCACGAGCCGGAGCAGCCGGACGGACAGCAGTCCGACCCGCTGCTGCCGGCCGACGAGGACGCCGCGTGGGCCGCGATCGTCGCCGGGTACGGGGAGGAGCCGCCGGACCCGCCGGGCGCCAAGCCCTTCAAGTCGGTGGAGGACCTGGCGCTCCTCGACCCCGAGACCAATGACTCCCCCGACTCCGGACCGCGCGAGGACACCCCGGGGCCGCTCGGCTCCTCGGTCTCCTTCGCCCCGGGTGTCGCCGCGACCCCGGGCCCGCGCGACTACTCGGCGTCCGAGCCGTCCGACGACGACCTCGGGGACGACGACGAGGGCCACTTCGTCCAGCCGGACCCGGAGCTCCCGGAGGCCGACGTCACCTCGAAGTTCGCCTGGCTGGCCGTGGTCGGCGGCCCGCTGCTGCTGCTCCTCGCGGTGCTGCTCGGCTGGGACATGACCTGGTGGCTGGCGACGCTCTGCATCGGCGGCTTCCTCGGCGGCTTCGCGACGCTGGTCGCCCGGATGCAGCCGGGCGACGAGGAGGACGACGACCCCGGGCGCGGCGCGGTCGTCTGACCCGCGGGTGTACGAGGACCGAGGCCCGGCCGGAGCTTTCCGGCCGGGCCTTCGTCGTGCCGGAGGGAACCCGATCGGGGTCTGCGGCGAAGTACCGGTGAACCAGCCCAAGCCTTCAAGGCGTTCACACGGACGAAAGGAGCCCCGATGGCCGTCGGACCCCGGGAGCATCGGCCGCATCCGCACGGCGAGAGCGATGCCCGGGCGATCGAACGGTCGCGGGAGGAGCCCGAGCAGTTCGCCGCCCTCTTCGACCGGTACGCCGACGCCGTGCACCACTACGCGGCGCGGCGGCTGGGCCCCGAAGCGGCGGAGGATCTGACCGCGGAGACCTTCACCACCGCCTTCAAGCAGCGCCACCGCTTCGACCCGGCCAGATCCGACGACGCCCGCCCGTGGCTCTTCGGGATCGCCACCAACCTCGTAGGCCGGCACCGCAGGGCGGAGGCGCGCCGCTTCAAGGCGCTGTCCCGCCTGCCGGAGCCGGTCGAGCACGAGGAGCCGGTGGCCGATCGCGCGGTGTCCCGGGCCGGCGCGCACGATCTGCGCCGGGAACTGGCGGCCGCCCTCGCCGCCCTGCCGGCGCGGCAGCGGGACGTGCTGCTGCTCGTGGCCTGGACCGACCTCAGTTATGACGAGGCGGCCGAGGCCCTGGGGGGTGCCGGTGGGCACGGTCAGGTCCCGCCTGAGCCGGGCTCGCAGCGCGTTGCGTGAAGCACTGGGCGGTACCGATCCGACCGCTCCGACCGCCCTCCGGGAGGCATCCGCCCATGACTGACCGCGAATTCGATCTGGCCCTCGACGAACTGAGCACCTGGGAGGGGGACGCCGCGCCCCTCGACCCCGCCGCCCGCCACCGGGTCCGTACCCGCCTGCTGTCCGCGATGGAGACCCGCCGCCGCCCGCTGTGGCAGCGGACCGGTCCGCGGATCGCCGTGTCGGGCCTGGCCACAGCCGCGATCGCCGCGACCGTGCTGGTGGCGGTGCGCGACGACGGCGGTTCCGCCGCCGCCCGGCCGGCCACGGCCCAGCGGACCGAACAGCCCGCGATGCGGCCGGTGTCGGCCCGGACCGTGCTGACCGGAGCCGCCGCCTACGACCGCGAGCACTCCCAGGCCCCCACGACACCACCGCGCGACGACCAGTTCATCTACACCAAGGAGATCGTCAAGGAGACGAACCGGAAGACGGGCGGGACCAGGACGTACGTCGACGAGATCTGGCGCTCGGTCGACGGCTCGCAGCGCTCCTGGATCATGGAGATCGGCAAGGGCTGGTGGTCGGAGCCCCTGAAGAAGAACGAGAGTTCCTGGCCGCCGCAGGACTGGCGGACGCTGGAGAAGCTGCCCACCGACCCGGACAGGCTGATCCTCTCGCTGCTCCACAAGACCGGCGGGTCCGCCAGGAACGGCTCGCTCGACGGCATCACCGACCAGGACTGGTCCCTCATCCACTTCAGCCTCGCCGGACTGCTCAAGCTCGTCCCGGTGATGCCCGAGGGCCTGCGCCCGGCGGCGTTCGAGGCCCTCGGCAAGGTGCCGGGGGTGAAGACGGTGCCGAACCAGAAGGACGCGAAGGGCCGGACCGGCGTGGCGATCACGTACGACGACCCGACGCTCCCCAAGGGCGTCACCAGCTTCGGCGGCTACTTCATCTTCGACCCGAGGACCTACGAGTTCCTGGGCTCCGAGGACGACCGCTCCTCCGGTGACGGCGCGAAGAAGAAGACGTACACCCAGCTCTCCTACCTGGACAGCTGGGCGATCACCGACAAGGTGAAGCAGCGCCCGTAGCTCACGCGGCGGGGATTCTGAGGGCGGCCAGGACCGGCAGATGGTCCGTGGCCGCCCTCAGTTCGTCCGTGTCGAGGAAGTCCGGCACCCCGCACCCCAGCACCTCCACGCCCTTGGTGGCCAGGATCGCGTCGATCCGCTGATGGGGGTCGTCCGGCGTCGAGGTGTACTCGCCGCCCCAGGGCGCCTTCGCCCAGCAGTCCTGGAGCGCCGCGCCGAGGCGCCGGAAGGTCCGCCCGTCCGGCCGCTCGTTGAGGTCGCCGCCCGCGACGGCGTGCTCGACGCCCAGCTCCGCGATCCGGTCGAGCAGCAGCCCGCCCTGCGCGTACCGCTCGTCCTTCTGCAGGCTCAGGTGGCAGCTGATCACGCCGAGCCGTGCGCCGCCGAACCGTACGACGGCGGTGGCGAAGCCGCGTCGGTGCAGGCCGGGGGTGAGCGGGAGCAGCACGTCCTCGGTGCGCTCGACGGTGGCGCGCAGGGAGCAGAGCAGCGCGGGCCCGGCGGCGCTGCCGCCGCCGGAGAGGTAGACCAGGTTCGCGGCGCGGGCGAGCCGGGCGAGCTGCTTGCGCCAGCGGAAGAACCGCGGCGCCTCCTGGATGAGCACCAGGTCAGGGGCGCAGGCCTTCATCACCCGGGCGAGGGCGACCGGGCTGTCGCGCATCGAGCGGATGTTGTAGCTGAGGACGCGGATGACGGCCGAACCGTCGGGTTCCGTACCGGAGTTGGGCAGTTCGGAAAGATCTCTGAGGGAGCCGGAGTCCATGACGATCAAGATACGCCGGTGCCCGCCGCCCCCGGGGGGAACGACGGGCACCGGGCCGTACGGATGTCACATGACGGGGTCGGGCTCCCGCGCCAGGTCGGCGGCGCCGACCAGGCCCGCCTTGTTGCCGAGCTGGGCCGCGATCACGTCGGCCACCGGCCGCCAGTTGCCGCCGACCAGCCAGCGCTTGTACGACCTGCGGATCGGGTCGAGGACCAGCTCGCCCTCGTCCGACAGGCCGCCGCCGACGATGAACGCCGACGGGTCGAAGAGCGAGGCCAGGTCGGCCAGGCCCGCGCCGGCCCAGCGGGCCAGCTCGCGGTAGGAGTCGACGGCCACCAGGTCGCCCTGCCGGGCGGCCATGGAGATGTGCTTGCCTTCGATGCCCTCGGGGGTGCCGTCGCCGAGCGACAGCAGGTACTCGGCGCTCTCCGGCGTCGCGTTGGCCCGCTGGCGGGCGTAGCGCACCAGGGCGCGCCCGGACGCGTACTGCTCCCAGCAGCCCTGCGAACCGCAGCCGCACAGCAGGCCGTCCGGCACCATGCGGATGTGGCCGAACTCGGCGGCGACGCCGAAGTGGCCGCGGCGCAGCTTGTTGCCGATGATGATGCCGCCGCCGAGGCCGGTGCCGAGCGTGATGCAGATGACGTTGCGGTGGCCCTTGCCGGCGCCGAACTTGTACTCGCCCCAGGCCGCCGCGTTCGCGTCGTTCTCCACGACGACGGGCAGGCCTACGCGGCCCTCGACCTTCTCCTTGAGCGGCTCCTGGCGCCAGTCGATGTTCGGCGCGAAGTACACGGTGGAGCGCTGACGGTTGACGTATCCGGCGGCACCGATGCCGACGCCGACGATCTCGTGTCCGGCCCTGGCACCTTCCACGGCCGAGGCGATCGCGTCCACGATCCCGTCAGGCGTGGAAGGCGTCGGCACCTTGAACGTGGAGAGGATGTTCCCCTCCTCGTCGACCACGCCGGCCGCGATCTTCGTGCCGCCGATATCGACGCCGATGGTGAGTCCCATGAATCCCTCAGTTCGGTCGAGCCCCGCTACGGCCCACCGTACCTGAGCGCCTGCGGACGGCAGGTGCTCGCCGGGGTTCAGTCGAGGTCGATTTGCTCCCCGCCGGGGCCTTCGTCCTGCCCCTTGCGGGGCTGGGGCGGCCGGGGCTCCTGGGAACCCTTGGTCCAGCGCCGCTCCTGGCCCTCGACCGCGGAGCGGTAGGCGGCGAGCAGCTCGGACCCGGCGGCGGCGAGGTGGTCGAAGACGTCGGAGTTGCGCTCGATGACGGGCTCGACGACGGACCTGGCCTGCCGCACGACCTGCCGGGCGACCTGCTCGGCGGTGCCCTGCGCGACGGAGCCGAGGAAGGGGGCCTGGCCGCCGGAGAGACCGGAGAACTCGGAGATCTTGTCGGCGACCGCGTCGACGAGCTTCTTCAGCTCCTCGGCGGCCGAGCCGGGCGGCGCCCCGTGCTCGGCGCGGCGGCGGGCCTTCTCCTCAGCGAGGTCCTCGGCACACGCCTTCTCCCACGCATCGGCGTCTACGGGCTTCTCGGTGGCGTCGCTCATGGCGCTGACTCCTGCGGAGAGCTGAGTGTTTCCTGAACCGGTTGCATCTTCGACGTTACCCGAACGGGTGCAAGGGGTTCACCGTGCTTGCGGCCACAGATCCGGGTCGGGCGCGAACCGTACGCACAGTTCCCCGTCGACCAGACCGGCTCCGGCGACGGTGCAGCGGCGCGGGGCGGAGGGCAGCGGGACGATCCGGCGGAAGGGGCCGGCCCCGATGACCAGCTCGTCGCCCCGGCGCACCAGGCTCAGCTCCTCGCGGACGGCGCCGGGCAGCGGGATCCGCCAGACCAGTACGCCGTCGTCCGCGAGCCGGTCCTCGACGGGCCAGGTCACCGCGGGTACGGCGGCCGTGGGCGGCGGCACGTCCAGGTCGGCGGGGCGCGGGTCGCGCCCCAGGTGCGCGATCCCGTGCGTCTCGTGCTGCCACTCGGCGACGATCTTGCGCTGCCGGGCCGCGGCGTCGGCGAGCCAGGGGTCGGTGGAGCCGTCGGGCAGGAGGCGGTTGGCGAGCACCGCGTCGAGGCGCAGCCCGTGCAGCGCGAGCCCGGCGACGGTGGTGCGCAGGATCTCGGCGGCGGCCTCGGTGGGCTCGACGACGAGGCGTACGGAGGTGTCGGCGGCGTCGATCACGGCCTGCGCGGCGGCGAGTTCGCCGTCCCAGCGGGTGGCGGCCTCGTACAGCCACTCCGCGGGCATCGGCACTCCGGCGAGCCGGCCGAGGACGGGCCGCAGCGCGCGGGCGGCCTGCCGTTCGGCGGGCAGCAGCCGGCGCAGATAGCGGCGCAGCTGCTCGGGCAGGGCGAGCAGGGCGACGGCGTGCGGGGCGGCCGGGAGGTCGACGACGACGAGGTCGTACGGTCCGTCGGCGCTGTCGCGCAGGGCGCGCAGCAGGGCCAGCTCCTCGGCTCCGGGCAGCGCGGTGAGTTCGTCGCCGTCGAGCCGGGAGGCGCCCAGCAGATCGAGTCCGGAGGCGGCCCGCTCCTGGAGCGCGAGCAGATCGGCGCGGAAGTCGTCGGCCGGGGTGAGCCGGGTGACGGTGACGCCGGGGAGATCGTCCGCGGTGCCCGTGGGGTCCGAACCGATCAGGCGGACGCGCGCGCCGTCCCGGGCGGCCCGGAGAGCGGTGGCGGAGGCGACGGACGTCGTGCCGGAACCGCCGGGGCCGGTGACGAAGAGGGTGCGCATGAGCCTTGAGGCTACCGTCAGGTCGGCACGGCCCTCCGGGGGCCGGGGGCGCTACTTGGCGGCGCCCGACTCCACCCACTTCTTCAGTCCGGCGAGCGCGCGGTCCGTGATGACCTTCTCGGCCTTGCGCTTGATCATCCCGAGCAGCGGGATCTTCACGTCGACGGTCAGGGAGTAGGTGACCTCGGTGCCCGAGCCGGTGGGGGTGAGGACGTAGGACCCGTCGAGGGAGCGCAGCATCTGCGACTTCACCAGCGACCAGGACACCTCGTTCGGACCGGTCCAGGTGTACTTCAGGACCTGGTCGTCCTTGATCGCGCCGGCGTCCATGACGAGCCGGACCTGCTCGGCGCGGCCGGCGTCGTCGGTCTCGAGGACCTCGGCCTCCTTCACCTCGCCCGTCCAGTCCGGATAGCGGGCGAAGTCGGCGATCACCCCCATGACATCGGCCGGTGCCGCCTCGATCGTGATGCTCGAACTGGTGTGTTCCGCCATCGCCGTGGCTCCTCCGGATACCGGTCAGGGGTGGGTGTGCCGCGCTGGGGTGCTGACGTGCGTGCGCGTCGCGTGCAGGCTATCGCGCGCGAGTGGCCGCGCCGTCACCACTCCAGGGCCCAGGGCCTGCCCGAACCCGCGAAATGGCCGACGTTGACGCATTCCGTGGCGCCGATCCGCATCCGCCGGGCCAGCGGCTGGTGGACGTGGCCGAACAGGGAGTAGCGGGGGCGGGTCCGGCGGATGGCGTCGAGCAGGGCCCGGCTGCCGCGCTCGAACCGCCGCGCCACGGTGTCGTACACCAGGTCGGGCACCTCGGGCGGGATGTGGGTGCACAGCACGTCGACCTCGCCGACGGCCTCGATCTTCGCGGCGTACTCCTCGTCGTCGATCTCGTACGGGGTGCGCATCGGGGTGCGCAGGCCGCCGCCGACGAAGCCGAAGACGCGGCCGCCGATCTCGACCCGCTGTCCGTCGAGCACGGTCGTGCCCGGCCCGGCGTACTCGCTCCACAGGTGGGGGACGTCGACATTTCCGTACGTGGCGTACGTCGGCGTGGGGAAGGCGGCGAACAGCTCCGCGTACTGCTTGCGCACGGCTTTTTCGATGGCGGGCCTACGGTCGACGCCCGCCCACAGGCGCGCTCCGAACTCCCGTGCCTCGTCGAAACGGCGGGCGGTGCGCAACTCCACGAGACGGGAGGCGTTCGCCTTTCCGAACAAGTCCGGGAAAATGCCGCGCGAGTGATCCGCGTAGTCGAGGAAGAGCACCAGGTCACCGAGGCAGACGACAGCGTCCGCCCCGTCTCCGGCCCGTGCGAGGTCGGTGGAGTTTCCGTGCACATCGCTGACCACATGAACGCGCATGCGATCACCCTAGGACGACCGGCCTAAGGTGGGTAGAGCCCGCCGGACCTGCGGTTACTTCCGAGTCGGGAAACTCCTGGACTACTGTGCGCAGAGCACCGCCGTGACGTGTGACGCAGCGAACATCTGGCCTGGACCCCCTACCGAAAAAGCAGTACTGGTGGGTAACGTCCGGGCAGTCCAGTCGTGCTCAGTTCAACCAGATCGACCAGTTCAGGGACTGAGCACCTGCCCGATCTTGGACCGCACCGACGCAGCACACAGAGTCGTGGCGCCGGCGCCCTATGAGGAGCAGCAGTCTTGCGCGAGTTCAGCCTTCCGGCTTTGTACGAGGTCCCTGCCGACGGCAATCTGACCGACATCGTCCGCAGAAACGCCGCGCAGCATCCGGACGTCGCCGTCATCGGCCGCAAGACCGACGGTACCTGGCAGGACGTCACCGCGACCGCCTTCCTCGCCGAGGTCCGCGCCGCGGCCAAGGGCCTGATCGCCTCCGGTGTGCAGGCGGGCGACCGCGTCGGCCTCATGTCCCGTACGCGCTACGAGTGGACGCTGCTCGACTTCGCCATCTGGAGCGCGGGCGCGGTCACCGTCCCGGTCTACGAGACCAGCTCGCCGGAGCAGATCCAGTGGATCCTCGGTGACTCCGGCGCCGTCGGGATCGTCGTCGAGTCGGACGCGCACTCCGCGGCCGTCGACTCCGTGCGCGGCACGCTGCCGCACCTCGCGCACGTCTGGCAGATCGACGCGGGCGGGGTCGAGGAGCTGAACCGGGCCGGCGCCGAGGTGCCGGACACCACGGTCGACGAGCGCAGCGCCGTCGCCAAGGCCGACGACCCAGCGACCATCGTCTACACCTCGGGCACCACGGGCCGCCCCAAGGGCTGTGTGCTGACCCACCGCAGCTTCTTCGCGGAGTGCGGCAATGTGGTGGAGCGCCTGAAGCCGCTGTTCCGCACGGGCGAGTGTTCGGTCCTCCTCTTCCTCCCGGTGGCGCACGTCTTCGGCCGGCTGGTGCAGGTGGCCTCGCTGATGGCCCCGATCAAGCTGGGCCACGCCCCGGACATCAAGAACCTCACCGACGAGCTGGCGGCCTTCCGCCCGACCCTGATCCTCGGTGTCCCGCGTGTCTTCGAGAAGGTCTACAACTCGGCGCGGGCCAAGGCGCAGGCCGACGGCAAGGGCAGGATCTTCGACAAGGCCGCGGACACGGCGATCGAGTACAGCCGCGCGCTCGACACCCCCAAGGGCCCGTCGCTGGCGCTGAAGCTGAAGTACAAGACGTTCGACAAGCTGGTCTACAGCAAGCTGCGGGCCGTGCTCGGCGGGCGCGGCGAGTACGCGATCTCCGGCGGCGCGCCGCTCGGCGAGCGGCTCGGCCACTTCTTCCGCGGCATCGGCTTCACGGTCCTGGAGGGCTACGGCCTCACCGAGTCCTGCGCGGCCACCGCCTTCAACCCGTGGGACCGGCAGAAGATCGGCACGGTCGGCCAGCCGCTGCCGGGCTCGGTGGTCCGGATCGCCGACGACGGCGAGGTGCTGCTGCACGGCGAGCACCTGTTCACGGGCTACTGGAACAACGAGGGCGCGACGGAAGAGGCCCTGGCCGACGGCTGGTTCCACACCGGTGACATCGGCACCCTCGACGAGGACGGGTACCTGCGGATCACCGGCCGCAAGAAGGAGATCATCGTGACGGCCGGCGGCAAGAACGTCGCCCCCGCCGTCATCGAGGACCGCATCCGCGCGCACGCGCTGGTCGCCGAGTGCATGGTCGTCGGGGACGGGCGGCCGTTCGTCGGCGCGCTCGTCACGATCGACGAGGAGTTCCTCGGCAAGTGGGTCACCGACCACGGCAAGCCCTCCGGGTCGACGGTGGCGTCGCTGCGCGAGGACGCCGATCTGCTGGCCGCGATCCAGTCGGCGGTGGACGACGGGAACGCCGCCGTGTCCAAGGCCGAGTCGGTCCGCAAGTTCCGCATCCTGGGGGCGCAGTTCACCGAGGAGTCGGGGCACTTGACGCCGTCGCTGAAGCTGAAGCGAAACGTTGTGGCGAAGGACTACGCCGACGAGATCGAGGCCATCTACCGGGCCTGACCGTTCAGCGCGCCCCTGAAGCGAGCGAAGCTCGCCCTCAGGGGCGCGGGGAACTGCGCGAGAAGCCCCACCGGGCCGCGGACGAACGACCCGGACCCAGCGCTACAACAGCTCCCGCAAGCGCTCGGCGAGCAGGTCCCAGCGCCACTTCTCCTCGACCCAGGCGCGCCCCCGCTCCCCCATCCGCGCCCGCAACTCGGCATCGAGCAGCAACGGCACCACCCGGTCCGCCGCCTCCTCGGGGGAGCCACCCCGGACGACCCACCCCGTCTCCCCGTCGAGCACGGCGTCCGGCGCCCCGCCGGAGTCCCCGGCGACCACGGGCAGCCCGGTGGCGGAGGCCTCCAGATAGACGATGCCGAGCCCCTCGACGTCCAGGCCCCCGCGCCGCGTCCGGCACGGCATGGCGAACACGTCACCGGCGCCGTAGTGCGCCGGAAGCTCCTCCCACGGCACCGATCCGGTGAACCGCACGGAATCCGCGACCCCGGTCTCCACGACGAG is a genomic window containing:
- a CDS encoding long-chain fatty acid--CoA ligase, with the translated sequence MREFSLPALYEVPADGNLTDIVRRNAAQHPDVAVIGRKTDGTWQDVTATAFLAEVRAAAKGLIASGVQAGDRVGLMSRTRYEWTLLDFAIWSAGAVTVPVYETSSPEQIQWILGDSGAVGIVVESDAHSAAVDSVRGTLPHLAHVWQIDAGGVEELNRAGAEVPDTTVDERSAVAKADDPATIVYTSGTTGRPKGCVLTHRSFFAECGNVVERLKPLFRTGECSVLLFLPVAHVFGRLVQVASLMAPIKLGHAPDIKNLTDELAAFRPTLILGVPRVFEKVYNSARAKAQADGKGRIFDKAADTAIEYSRALDTPKGPSLALKLKYKTFDKLVYSKLRAVLGGRGEYAISGGAPLGERLGHFFRGIGFTVLEGYGLTESCAATAFNPWDRQKIGTVGQPLPGSVVRIADDGEVLLHGEHLFTGYWNNEGATEEALADGWFHTGDIGTLDEDGYLRITGRKKEIIVTAGGKNVAPAVIEDRIRAHALVAECMVVGDGRPFVGALVTIDEEFLGKWVTDHGKPSGSTVASLREDADLLAAIQSAVDDGNAAVSKAESVRKFRILGAQFTEESGHLTPSLKLKRNVVAKDYADEIEAIYRA